A segment of the Asterias amurensis chromosome 11, ASM3211899v1 genome:
TCAATAGGCTTTCAATAGATGGCTTTTCAGTGGTGGTCAAATAACATACATAAAGAAAGATTTGAAATGCCAAAATACCCATGGAGTCTCATTGCAGTTGCATTAAACTTTCAAgtagggagtcgtttctcacaatgttttatactatcaacagcactccattacttgttacaagtaaggttttataaccccctgctgctcgtaaaagttaaaccagtttgggtctaacttagtacgctgtctgaacataccctatatttgtttatttacttcgAGCTAAGTTAGTAACTCCTGTTTATGCATGTAATTTGTAGCTACTTTATTAACTGTAAATTTGTTCCACTGTTCTTTGTAGAGATGGGCTGTGCTGGAAAAGTCGGCAGATGGTGGTAAGTTTCAAAGTACTAGATTTATTGCAGAttcatttaatttgatttgttttcatttattgtGGTGGTTgtaaagccaaggactctctgAAAAGCATTCACTGTAGTAGCCAAGAACTATGatcttcagagggatccgtttcttacaatgttttatactataaacagctctccgttgctcgttacccattaagtttttatgcttacatttgttttgagttattaaattaccaatagtgtccagtgcctttaatacttgttgtgtatttttaatgCAAGGAATGCAAACAAGATTTTCTCATTCCTGATTCTTCATccctcaattttgtttttgtatttatttttttagattcCTTGACTCTGCGCCTCTTCAGGGACGACAAAGAGGCCAATGAGAAAAACACCTATGTACTAAGCAAGGAGAACTTCATCGGGACGGAGCGAGGTTCCGTCAGGCAGCACAACAAGAAGTCGCCCGCCCGCTACTGGGCGATCATCACCATCCAGAACCCCACGCTGCTCTTCCAGCACAGCCACAACAACGGTGCAAAAACAGTGTCCATCTTTGAGAAGTGGGATAAGAAAGTGAAAGATTTCTGGAAGCATCGTAAGTGATTGACTTGGCCTTGAATGAGCATCcttacagggcccaatttcatggctctgcttgtaccttaagcaaagaatcagcacaTTCGGAAGCtaggaattctgtgcttacatgtatgtcaagcctgtttcacaggttagcagggaattttggcttgtgcctGTGCATACATACTCCAcaatactaggcattctacgcttacactcTTACAAGCAAGGAATGGTGatcgcaagcgcagaattcggtggtaagcagagccatgaaattgagccatgaTCATTTTCCTGGTAGAACTCAAGCTAACTAGTGCCTTATTTTCTCTACTCCCCACCAGAGAGTTGGTTGGTGAAACCTTTAGAGGGTGCCAACAGCTTCACCAAGGAGGACGGTCTGACACTACACATCAATTGGGCCAGTGTATGCTTGGCCTACCTCAACCCCCCTAGACACTACCTGCGCTGGTGCTTGGACACCATCCAGCACATCTCCTATGAAAACACCAAACTTTGTTTCAACGTCATGAAGGATAACAACAATAGTGGTGAGTGTTTTTATGGAACACAGTACAGTATctacagacctttatcatggggCACTCATCttgattttttcccccttccAATCAATGTAATCAAACTGAAGCTtgaaggagaaatagtctggttcctttttgtacaaagaTTATTAATAACCATTACTGTTTAttggatacaaggaacatgacagagatggtggcagcatgataGAGGTCTGTAAGAGCAAGATTTAGGATTGAAAGTTTTTGTGATGATGACGTATTTAGAGTCTGTAGTGTTTGTAGTGGCTCCTGGTTGTAGTGACACAGGGTGTAATGTTGCCAGATGAAATGATCTAACCAAAGCCATAGCGATAAAGGTACACAAAGTCTATGGACTGTTGCACTGACAAGACTATTTTGTTGAGGGATATTGCATCTCTTGATtctaacaattaaaaattgttttcaggTTACTACGAGGTGAAAGCTGAAAAGGAACGCTTTGCTGCCAAGATTAAAGAAGTCGTGGAAAATCTACGCTCTCGTTACTTGGGTCAGAGTTACATTTGTCCGAACGGTAAGAATTAGACCTTGTCCAAAACGGCAACctcagctacggctagattgcgcgcatctgcctattcttcaacactgtcaaACGCTCTGATCTAGCCATAGGTGTAGCCGAAGTTGGCGTTTAGTCTGTTGAAAACAGCTCTGTCAATTTCACTAAAAATCTACCTAACTTAGTATCAAGCTTAGACGTTGGGACGCTTTGAACTAATCCTTCGTTAGGataggttactcgtcctaagtcgaaatcggctgctgggctTCCATCTTTATCTGTTACCTGTTAGTATTAAATTTATTGAACATTTGTCTTGAAAAATTATTTGAATGCCCGGTCTCTGTTTCTAACCTGATGTTTGTTACAATGTGCCTCCTAGATAACCAGAAGGTACCGCCGGATGGTTCTACCTCGGTGTGCAGTGATCCTACTACGATGACGAGCTCCAGCTGTAAATCGGAATGGACCTCTCAGAATATGCCAGCTGATCAAACACCCAGTGAGAATATGTACACTTACCATCCGCATCTGCGGTTGCCCGGGGAAACATGTCGGTGCGAAGAAGCCCCAACCTGTAAACTGGAAACACAGAAAGGCGATTGTGGTACTGCCATGAGGAAGATGTCAGATCCCAAGTTCCTCAGTGTCCCCGCGATAAAAATTGTTCCTGTTTCTCCTGAAACAGACTCCAGGCGAGAGTTTGAGTTCCGCCACAAACAAAGTCCTTGCATTCCACCACGGACTACTTCATATGTCTTGCCAGGGCAGGGAAATCCCACATGGACTGAGAGTAAGGCCGGCACCAGAATGAAGAAAGGCATGTCTGCCTCCACGAGTATACTACACGAAATTCATTCAGAGCAAGTCTTTGAGCCATCCAGGGACTCACCAACTAGTACTGGCGGGAGAGCCTTGCCGCCCATTCCAAAGAAACCAGACTGTCCGGAAGTCACATCTGCAGTACAACTACCGCTGCCAAAACCACCGGTTACGCTGATCTCGCCTGGCAATATGGAAAAGGCAAGCAGGGTGATGAAGCCAACTGATGATTGTGACTCTTGCGGAGGCTCTATGACCAGCATTCTGTCACAAACCAGTGACGTGACGTCAATGGACATGACGCAGAGCTTGTCGTCGCTGTCGTCGGAAGAAGAGCGGGGAAGATGTTCCTCGGTGGAATCAAGGAAGACGAGCCCCACTCGGACGAGCGTCCAGTCCCTCACTGGTTTCAGTCATCCTTCAAGCGATACGAAAACCCCGACCTACATTCGCTCGCATTCTGTTCCCGCTGAGCTGCCCAAGACCCACTCTGGCTTCACAGAGTTGGTCGAGCCGGAGTACATGTCCACAGAGTCTCTCAAGGAAGGGTACTTACATGTAAGAAGGATGGAGTCCTGTTCGGCTGAGAGTGAGTACATC
Coding sequences within it:
- the LOC139944244 gene encoding uncharacterized protein — protein: MGAMADLNERLISGFLDHVIDTRIVKRWAVLEKSADGDSLTLRLFRDDKEANEKNTYVLSKENFIGTERGSVRQHNKKSPARYWAIITIQNPTLLFQHSHNNGAKTVSIFEKWDKKVKDFWKHQSWLVKPLEGANSFTKEDGLTLHINWASVCLAYLNPPRHYLRWCLDTIQHISYENTKLCFNVMKDNNNSGYYEVKAEKERFAAKIKEVVENLRSRYLGQSYICPNDNQKVPPDGSTSVCSDPTTMTSSSCKSEWTSQNMPADQTPSENMYTYHPHLRLPGETCRCEEAPTCKLETQKGDCGTAMRKMSDPKFLSVPAIKIVPVSPETDSRREFEFRHKQSPCIPPRTTSYVLPGQGNPTWTESKAGTRMKKGMSASTSILHEIHSEQVFEPSRDSPTSTGGRALPPIPKKPDCPEVTSAVQLPLPKPPVTLISPGNMEKASRVMKPTDDCDSCGGSMTSILSQTSDVTSMDMTQSLSSLSSEEERGRCSSVESRKTSPTRTSVQSLTGFSHPSSDTKTPTYIRSHSVPAELPKTHSGFTELVEPEYMSTESLKEGYLHVRRMESCSAESEYINLPSEQSLYVNPGLTLPPNPLPLPPRTKPPAHPGSTRTDHFHSGSQSCESMELHEVLDAMLHVKEMGCSMGLPHGVLVKFCLMCDTEITFQNNWKGIAEQLGLTANEIFMVDDYCRRYSKKPTQVILAYWEKQAQPLRPFKMKELVSILHNMDRQDLLDVIIQREKQSAIK